The Culex pipiens pallens isolate TS chromosome 2, TS_CPP_V2, whole genome shotgun sequence DNA window tctagaattgttcgagtgagacagcacgaacgtttgatttaaagatgcaggtacaacctgactttgagaaaatttcggtttggatttcggctgatgcttagcacgagaatccaaaaccttttttctgatggggcaatcccagaaatttgatttgtgatttccaccacaatttgcacatttaaattgggtgacttctttcacgggacaattgtccttgtcgtgagaagaatccccgcaaaccatgcattttagaaccatggcgcaatgatcagtaccgtgaccgaatgcctggcaacgccggcactgggtcagattctggccattaccgccatgtttcataaaatgctcccactttacccgtacatggaacaaaaactgtactttgtccaaaagtttcaaattgttaatttcatttctgttgaaatgaatcagataaaattgtgaaatcaaaccaaagcgagaaatattcccgtttgattttttcttcattggtattacttgggatggggcaaagccaagcaacaccttaagttcgtttttgatctcatccaccgacaagtcgttggagagacctttcaagaccgccttgaatggccgagcattcttggtctcatacgtgtagaaattgtgtttgtggtttttcaaataaccaacaaaagtttggtgatcttgtaaagattccgtcaacaagcgacattctcctcttcgaccaagctggaacgaaaccttcaaattgcaagtttccttgcaatttttcagttgcattcgaaagctggccaaatcggagacggaagtcacaacaattggcggagcctttactcgtttctcgacggcagaaggctcagtacgaggagaaggttccttgtcatcagtttcggataaaacaccgaaactgtttgtcaatggaattggaggattgacctcacattcagaatcagaatcagacctcagaagaggctgttttctttttctgtttccgttagccggtttagcgttcaaacgcttcaccgacgtaacgaccaaatcttcagaagatttgcgtttacctttgttttgacgcattttgcaagcaaagttctcttaaaaagatggcttcgtttgtaaaatacaacaaaatttcaggtggtgttagtcttgaaaagactgtttagaattttggaaaataactcaggtagtctttaaaaagactgtgaattttgttttgaaataactctgagcttaggtagtaaaaaataccgcagctctagtgtccgttcaccacgaaggttcgcaagacactgaaggatattacggttctgttcagcaacggaggggcaaccatgggtgatctctcatgctcatgctcatgctttaggtgggtggtgccttcctcgtaTTCATAAAGTGATTACAcaacacagcctcaaaaaagtgtataaataacacttatttttatcaaaatatctgagatccggcctaaaaaaaagtgaattaaaaactttagtgtacttataacttttgatagggttgtcaaatcttcaatcttttgagctcgttggaaagatcttttgattacctttctTACGATAGggcgcatgatagatccggacagcttaatcatcaaaatatttgagatccggcctcaaaaaagtgtataaataacacttaagtgcacataacttttgatgggattgtcagatctgcaatcttttgaacgcgttgaaaaggtctttcaattacctttctaacaatatttagCAAaacaggttttcttacaaaaaaccaccctttttacaatcttccgaagtttagctaatatcgtttttttagcataacttttgaagtactttataatattaactagggtcttgtgggaccgcAAGACggatacccgggcagacggtaataacaaaattaataatatttcaataacaaatcctattaaaataacaaaaagtgttattattttatcctgaagttcaacttcaagaagaaaaaataataacagtttctgataaaataacaaaatttggtattgaagtgatattatattgaaaatgtttaataacacgctaataagaggaaatgttatacatttcaaaaactcttctaataacaaaatttggtattcgttcggtatactgacttagtaataaaattaccataaatcgcataaatggaaaagtttctaagtgtccataacataatctgttattattttttcttttgttaaatatgtttaaatctttgggataattttgtctaatttcgtcggggtcattattttggccatgaaatggggtccttaagctaaaattattctaaaaagttgaaattttgaaagttgtttttttttaattatttgatatatcccctaagggactttgctaaaattggctagaactatgggataattttgaccaatttcgtcggggttattattttttgggccATGAAATGGgctccttaagctaaaattattctaaaaagttgaaattttgaaagttgatttttttaattatttgatatatcccttaagggactttgctaaaattggctagaactatgggataattttgaccaatttcgtcagggtcattattttggccatgaaatggggtccctaagctaaaattattctaaaaagttgaaattttgaaagttgattttttttaattaaatttgatatatcccctaagggactttgctaaaattggctagaactatgggataattttgaccaatttcgtcagggtcattattttggccatgaaatggggtccttaagctaaaattattctaaaaagttgaaattttgaaagttgatttttttaattatttgatataccccctaagggactttgctaaaattggctagaactatgggataattttgaccaatttcgtcagggtcattattttggccatgaaatggggtccttaagctaaaattattctaaaaagttgaaattttgaaagttgatttttttaattatttgatataccccctaagggactttgctaaaattggctagaactatgggataattttgaccaatttcgtcagggtcattattttggccatgaaatggggtccttaagctaaaattattctaaaaagttgaaattttgaaagttgatttttttaattatttgatataccccctaagggactttgctaaaattggctagcactatgaaataattttgaccaattttatcggggtcatttatttcaccatgaaatggggtttcaagctaaaattaatccgataaaattaacttttgagagttcatttttttttaaattttgttttattccctaacggaattgatttatttaatgagaatttttgatgtgtgaataacaaaaactgttattattttcacagagccaggaagtcggagctgacgttgaagttcgagctggagtgagacctcggagactgcatcggattcagcaaattttcagcaacttttacttggagtcggaatatgtgaagtcgggtatttttagagagctgaagtcgtcgttgacgtcatatcctgcatccagagtcggagttgtcttcaaagtatggattcaaagtcgcttggaggatcccgactctgcagccctgactagtacagaggagttatggcaacagcaggtttatttgcaaattacaaataaaccaaaacaataactttttttgttatggagacatacaagttcaataacattttttgttattatgctgctccacctctccgcacaaaataacacatcttgttattccttcatgattccttctgtgttattggtttgttattgcaataacaacataataacagtttaagttattcttcgaacaaatctttgttattgatttttgttattttaacaactaatccgatcatccgaaTAACATAttccgatcttctcacaatatcaaaaactgaccttcgtaagttatttccgtctgctcgggattgaATGAGACtgaaacggtccaaatcggttcagccagtccggagataatcgtgtgcatatttttcggtgcacggacttacagacatacacacgcacagacatttgtccagaatttgattctgagtcgataggtatacgtgaaggtgggtctacgaggtcgaataaagaagttcatttttcgagtgattttatagcctttcctcattgaggtgaggaaggcaaaaaggatcgctttttttttttttttttttgagaaaaccaTTTCAAGATGGAGTGAGTTTTGAAGTTGTGTCTAttttttagggggggggggggggtcgtcgACTCGGCAGTATtcgaagtaatttttttattttattgtaaggaaatttattttgtcatttttattaaTTCGTAATGTTATCGTTACATGATTGAAATTCAATATTCGTTGATATATAAACTGTATATTATATATATTGTCAGCGTGGTCACCATGAAGTGATCTCACCTATTATAAACCAGTATAATAGATAGATCGTTTTTCTTTGTCTCATCGATCCAAAGTCAAAGAAATATTTACGCAAACACAAGGACGGTGGCAACGATGATTACAACAACAACTACCACTGTAACCACTGCAAATCCCAATGATTTCCAAAATCCCATTGTGTTGCTTTTGGTCAAGTGTGTTGTTTCAAAATGGCACCTGGATGATACAAAATCTGCAAAGAAAGTAAAGCatgtgttttatttatttagagtTTCTTTAACAATTCATAGTTGGAAAATTTCGATAGAGTCtcgccattttgaaaaaaaaatatggcatgCTCTCAgctacaaaaactttaaaataattgtCAAAGTactatttaaattattcttaagACGATTTGTTAAGAAtcttgttttaaattaaaaaaatagttttcactaaGAAACTTACCAAAGATCAGGACTTCAACCGTACCGTCACGAAGTTAGTAACCAAATGTAACACACGATCTGAGAAGTTCGCTTCCAAAGTGAGATCTACACAAAATGATGTGGAGAGATTTTCAGACCGGATGTTAAGCTAAATTTCATATGAGTGAACAagctcccgagcagacggtaataacttgggaataacattttttgatatttgaaaatactagaccaggggtgcccaaccttttggccctgcgggccagatctgatttttctgaagcagtggcgggccggaattaatatttgataaaggatgtttttttttgactggaatgttttgttttgaatatgataaaagttgaaaaagtaaacacatttttttcaattttcttatgattgagtttttttaaaccaaatacataaaagaactagtgttgcaaatatgattcatatatcttgatttaaaaaatgaaaaacaaacaacattcaaaaatttggttatttgacttattttaatttttgcttgtttgcttgtttaaaattgtaaagatattgtttttgacgattgcaattaaataccttgataaattttttcataaaaaaaaacattacaatttcaaatatcattgcaagtttttgaagtttttgatacatttttcaatattttaaaaatatttccagcgatctattttcagaatgaataatttgataaaaaaaaatgtttatttgacttattttaatttttgcttgtttaaaattgtatagtgttgtttttgacgattccaattaaataccttgatatattttttttataaaaaaaaacattccaattTCAATAATCGTTGCatgtttttgatacatttttaaatattttaaaaatatttccaccgatctattttcagtatgaataatttgatttttaagcttctttaaaaaaaaaaactttatcactgaaaagttgttctggaaaaatacattatatttgcttacttatttatttaaaaaaaaaaagaaaataggaaaaaaaaacttcaaattgaagtAAACACAGTCAAAACTGAAAAGAATAACATTTagtctttttttgtaaattttaagataacaatagaagttttttcataaatttaacaattttactttaatttatttttgttttcctgaacatttttttcagttaaataatatcaatataaaaattataagaattaaattcaaacatgaagaatgcaatatgttaaaatttgatctcaagcttatttttttaattcagacaataatttaatttatttaatacttcatgaacagccttaagggccgatcatagaaatattttagaaagccatcgtgggccggatgaaatggcttcacgggccggatccggcccgcgggccggacgttgggcaggcctgtactagaccaataacattttatgttatttataacaagatttgttattcgtcgttatgatttttttttgtcattggattgttattgtaataactgactaataacatttttagttattattcgaataaatctttgttataatttttttttattttaacaactaatccgatcatctcaataaccTTTGGAGTActtccataacaaaatatgttattccaaagttgatttggctttcaaccaatatcagaccaataacaaattttgttataataacataaactgttattaaacccttatgtaaaaatggatttttcaagaagattccataacactttctgttattttaacagtatttgttattgaaatagcatgaattttgttattaccgtctgcccgggtagttATAACAGTTATTACCAATGAAATAGATATccatttctgtttttttctggTATCTTGAGGGGAAACAATTTAATTCCAGAGTTTGACtgaaggcggttttaaaaacactcaaaaagaaaaactggaaatttggtttattggaccttttcaaaacaaactccagaattgttcccatgaaatttaactatattgtttgttttacttaatctaaaaattgaatttaagatttttttcctgttattggatttttttctcaaaatattcctATTAtataaaagatttatttttgtttttgtataactCTATGTAGTATGTATTTTATTCATGATTACAACGTAAAAGTCGTGAATACTTGCCCCTTCCTAATGCCCCTTCTTGTCCTCCCACTGGTGACACTTTTGCTTGCCATCCTTAGAGTACGTGCACGTGGACCCGGCGCTCACCTGGTTGCCCTTGCCGCCGGATGGGATTCCGCCGAAATCGAACCTACCTTGAAGATTTAGGCCAGCACCGTTGCCGAAAGACCCACccggttgctgctgctgtgacCATCCTCCACCGGTGTTAAAAGTAGGCCAGGATGGGGTCCCAAACACCGGAAATCCATAGTTGACCGGTTTTTGGTTGTTAATCTGCTCAGCACGCCGGATGCGATTCTGCGAAAAACGGAAGTTATTTTGAGGTTCAACACaatgttttatttcatttttaccAAAACCTTAAGAAGAGTCGAATCATGTGATTCACACAAACTAATCAAAATTGTCGTAAAAAGGAATAATaggtaaaatttcatgtttactTTGGAAGAACCCTCTCAAATGACGAACTTGCTACGACTGACTGCAATATGTTTGCCTGAAAGTATAAGAAATAACacagtaaaattaaattaatcaagcAATTCCTATTATTTAAACGCTGAAAGTTCTATTTTTCTTGTGTGCCTTCCTAAAATCATTAATCAGTTTTAACCTTTAACACTCAAAACAGCGATAGCCACCGTCCAGCCAAAAGCACCGAAAGTGAAACAAAAACAGCCGAccattaattttgttttcaatttcgttCACATTTTCAAGTGCAAACTTTCATCACCCGGTTTAAAACCGCCAAAAACTGGCAAAAGGTAAAGAAAACGAAAGAAAAAAGGAAACAATTACTCTTCCACTAATTAGCACGATTTGTTTTACTTTCTGGAGCAATTTTGATCCAAAACTCATCCCCTCATCCTCTATTAGCCATCGATACCTGCAAATTTGCGAGCGAAACAGCTCGGATCATGTGGGTTTTACTTTATTATAACAATTTATTTCATTAGTCCAAAATTTGGCGCCGCTCTGCTCTTTGTGCGGTGCCGCTTTCTCTCTGTCGGCAGCAGCAAGGGGATTTGATTGATTGtgatagatttttaaatatgggAGAGCGATCGCACATGTGCGCTAAATTGCGGAAAGGTTTGGTGTGCGAAATTTCTTCTAAATTAAAGGTGAATAAGATGACGGTAAATCGATTTACCcttggttttttaaataaatattttaagcaatcttttaaaaaacataaataataaatgaaaattcttgtgttgtgttgtgttgtgttgtgttgtgttgtgttgtgttgtgttgtgttgtgttgtgttgtgttgtgttgtgttgtgttgtgttgtgttgtgttgtgttgtgttgtgttgtgttgtgttgtgttgtgttgtgttgtgttgtgttgtgttgtgttgtgttgtgttgtgttgtgttgtgttgtgttgtgttgtgttgtgttgtgttgtgttgtgttgtgttgtgttgtgttgtgttgtgttgtgttgtgttgtgttgtgttgtgttgtgttgtgttgtgttgtgttgtgttgtgttgtgttgtgttgtgttgtgttgtgttgtgttgtgttgtgttgtgttgtgttgtgttgtgttgtgttgtgttgtgttgtgttgtgttgtgttgtgttgtgttgtgttgtgttgtgttgtgttgtgttgtgttgtgttgtgttgtgttgtgttgtgttgtgttgtgttgtgttgtgttgtgttgtgttgtgttgtgttgtgttgtgttgtgttgtgttgtgttgtgttgtgttgtgttgtgttgtgttgtgttgtgttgtgttgtgttgtgttgtgttgtgttgtgttgtgttgtgttgtgttgtgttgtgttgtgttgtgttgtgttgtgttgtgttgtgttgtgttgtgttgtgttgtgttgtgttgtgttgtgttgtgttgtgttgtgttgtgttgtgttgtgttgtgttgtgttgtgttgtgttgtgttgtgttgtgttgtgttgtgttgtgttgtgttgtgttgtgttgtgttgtgttgtgttgtgttgtgttgtgttgtgttgtgttgtgttgtgttgtgttgtgttgtgttgtgttgtgttgtgttgtgttgtgttgtgttgtgttgtgttgtgttgtgttgtgttgtgttgtgttgtgttgtgttgtgttgtgttgtgttgtgttgtgttgtgttgtgttgtgttgtgttgtgttgtgttgtgttgtgttgtgttgtgttgtgttgtgttgtgttgtgttgtgttgtgttgtgttgtgttgtgttgtgttgtgttgtgttgtgttgtgttgtgttgtgttgtgttgtgttgtgttgtgttgtgttgtgttgtgttgtgttgtgttgtgttgtgttgtgttgtgttgtgttgtgttgtgttgtgttgtgttgtgttgtgttgtgttgtgttgtgttgtgttgtgttgtgttgtgttgtgttgtgttgtgttgtgttgtgttgtgttgtgttgtgttgtgttgtgttgtgttgtgttgtgttgtgttgtgttgtgttgtgttgtgttgtgttgtgttgtgttgtgttgtgttgtgttgtgttgtgttgtgttgtgttgtgttgtgttgtgttgtgttgtgttgtgttgtgttgtgttgtgttgtgttgtgttgtgttgtgttgtgttgtgttgtgttgtgttgtgttgtgttgtgttgtgttgtgttgtgttgtgttgtgttgtgttgtgttgtgttgtgttgtgttgtgttgtgttgtgttgtgttgtgttgtgttgtgttgtgttgtgttgtgttgtgttgtgttgtgttgtgttgtgttgtgttgtgttgtgttgtgttgtgttgtgttgtgttgtgttgtgttgtgttgtgttgtgttgtgttgtgttgtgttgtgttgtgttgtgttgtgttgtgttgtgttgtgttgtgttgtgttgtgttgtgttgtgttgtattgtgttgtgttgtgttgtgttgtgttgtgtgtaccaaccccccccccccccctctaaagtgtccacgtggttttagGATGGTCCCTTCAAACATTCTGCTATTAAACATGTATTTAGGGTCCCTTCTATATAAAACCTTTGCTTGTCTTTTTTTATCATATTAATTAAACGACACTCTCATTTGTAAAACTGTTTACCGATTTTTTGAAGTTGTTTCTAATATATGATTTCTAActaagcataattaatttctagttacttaataaataatacatccttgattttttatttaaaatgttgtgctgcATAAAACAATAATGTCCCAAATCTAGAGGTAAACTTTTTTCTATTACTTTTTTtgtcaaccatttttttaaatattttgaaataatttaaaaaaataatacacaatttttgtaaatccactcaactgtgtacaatattgcaaaaaaaagtactggaacgcgctacccaggcaaaaaatttgccgcttctctccttgcagaacttctgcaaaagagagagatgaaaagagcgagctgaaaagttcgggaacgtgctgcaaaaatgtgacttatgctggctgcagaattctgcagaagctgcagaaattcttaACGGATCGTTAGTGGGTATTatggatttagctcgtagctggattttctggcatcttctcacagttactggaaacggtcgtggatagacctaggggttcccagttggagtgaaaaaaaaatcaatttataggaAAATTATGGATTCAAATTTTGCTTTcctatcacttctccgacatcaggaataattgtttgaacatgctcgcaatttttttattcggtcggaaaaatattatttttcttgaaaaaactttcatttttaatcacatgatcacccctaattctggctcgatgccgccatcatgcgaccgcgtgctccgtttgtttgtcaacaaagctgcagctggatggtgagacgaagtgaggggggaacagattttgacatttttatgcccgcatctggcccaccgcctatttcgtcggtcgttgagccgccggtcgtttccagctagaaactgatcgtacaataaccAAACCAAACTCATTCTTTTCGTTCCAACCACCACCGAGTGCAGTCCACCGAAAAAATCGTCGCCAACTTTTACAAAAGATCGAGATTTTGCTAAAAGTAagtattaattatttatttttccacgatctgttttcaaaaatttatcataaaaaatgtttactaatttttctttctttttttcagtgAGTTCGGCTTTAGACGACTCCGATCGAGAGGCTCCGCCTCAGCGCCGGTTCCAGCGGGACGGTTACGGGTCCCGTGACGGATACGGGTCCCGATacggaattttgaatatttcggtGGCCTAGCTCTACGAATTATTGAGCAACGCGAAGAAGCTGAGGAACCTAGAGCGGCAAAAGAAGCTGTCGCCGTTCAGCTACTGTCAGGTTCCGAAGCATACGACGGTCTCCAGACACTTGTTGGACCCGTTGTTTGCGTCCTCAACGCGCCTCTATGAGCTTCAGGACCAGTACGGACAAAGTAAGACGATTAACCCGGTCAAGGCCGGGCTGAACCAACACGGCTAACCACTGAAGAAGGAGAGGAAAGACCTGGTTGTTGTGTGGGCCCGAATAGCCCCCTCGGTCTGGTTGCGTACCAGACGCAGCCTCCGAGTGGCAGCGTACGGACGCAGCCCAACGGATCTGACAGTTAGCGGGACAGAGTGAGCGGTCGGGCTCTTTCATCGGGTAACCGTCGAGGAAGCAAGGTGATCAACTCGCTGTGGGGATTCCACCAGCCAACCAACTTCTCTACAGTTGTGTTGTGTTTCGATTCTTCAAATTGTGTCGTGAGTTCCCGTGAGATGAGTActgtaattttctgaaaaaaaaaaccatcaaactTTAGAACCAAATGCAAACATTTAATGtcgagtttgttttttgtttacacatggattatttttgctttaatgTATTAAGCATGAAGCttcatttttttcggttttttcgGCATATTTATAAAAGTTGTTATATTATAAACAAAAGCAAAAGttttatattataaaaaaaattcaatttatttgtattattttgaaactaattaGCTTTTAGAAGCTCTCGAATATTAATTTAAATGAGTTTTCAGCTGTCAGATACATTACAGACGTTTTCTGTAATGAGTTCATTCATGTAATGAGTACATTAATTCGGATAGTTTTCCTTTTTCTTGCATAAGTTAGCATTATTGAATTTCaagcatcaaattttaacatttactCAAAAAGGACTTTATGTTGAGATTTCATATCAATCCAAAAAATCTggagtattttttaatgtttccatGTAACTTGGTATTCTGCTGTAATATTtctatttcttaattttcaagGAAATTAATACTTTTTACATAAACTCCatggaaattaaaaaacgagGTGGGCAAATAAATGCTAATGACTAAAAATTATTTAGTCATAATAATTTCATTTACTATCATAAATCTTTTCCAGTATCCCCTTGAAACAGTAGATCAGTTACATAACCCTTGTATACAAgtataattttgcaaaaaaaaaaataacttgcaaTTCATCCACAAATGGCCAGCCGAAGGCCATGACCGACTGTATGGATTCCCCACCGACCAGCCAGTTCTCCCAACCCAACAACCAAACCGTGATCATCAACCCAAGACTCAAGCCAGTGCGGAAATTGAAAAACGGTCCTGGACGGACAGACGTGATGTGAGAGATCCGTCAGACGGCAGAGTCTCTGGTGGGGGAATTGGGGTCTCAACAGCCTCTTCTTCGCGCGTAGATCTCGCAGCTTCACTGATTAGGTGCAATAATTTCGTGAATAATTGCATGTGTGTGAGCGAGATCTGGCTCTGCTCGTGCTAAAGCTGAAGCTGATGATAGAACAGTTATGGAGGCTGCCTGCAGAAGCTCTAAATTTTTGTGGAGAAAAAACAACAGTAAGATATCGCGTGAGAGCGCCAAAAatggatgatattttttgtcTGTTCGAACCGGATCGAATATCGCGATATCGAGCTTGGCTCGGCGAAGCTTTGTTTTGGAGAAAAGAACCAGTTTTATGCAAATTATGTCCGCAAACAGCGGGCATCACGTCAGGCGACGGTCAACTTGGACTTTCCAGCTGAAGTCAGCAGGTCCAAGATGGACGGACGCACAATAGCCGATCCCCATAAAGTCTTCGCGATACTCTTAAAGTATTGTCCGCGGGGTTAAATTAGCTGCCCTTGTTGGACAACAGCACAATGCACAGTAAAAATTATTTCTACAAGAGTAAT harbors:
- the LOC120429032 gene encoding uncharacterized protein LOC120429032 isoform X1: MKFYLLFLFTTILISLCESHDSTLLKVLNRIRRAEQINNQKPVNYGFPVFGTPSWPTFNTGGGWSQQQQPGGSFGNGAGLNLQGRFDFGGIPSGGKGNQVSAGSTCTYSKDGKQKCHQWEDKKGH
- the LOC120429032 gene encoding uncharacterized protein LOC120429032 isoform X2 is translated as MKFYLLFLFTTILISLCESHDSTLLKNRIRRAEQINNQKPVNYGFPVFGTPSWPTFNTGGGWSQQQQPGGSFGNGAGLNLQGRFDFGGIPSGGKGNQVSAGSTCTYSKDGKQKCHQWEDKKGH